The genomic region AATGTATGATAAAATCTTTTCTAGTAATCATATTGATGACAAAGGGTTACAGGCAGTGTTGGAAGAAGGACATGGGCAAGCCATTAACCAGACATTTTATGATGAAGAAAATGACATTACTGTAGAATTCCAGAGTATCTTAACGGATTCTAAAGAAACAAAGCTGTTAGTGATTTATCAAAGTGAGAAAACCGACTTAGAAAACTATTCCCTCGATATATTTGAAGGGCATACCGAAGTTTATGTAGTTGATGAAATGGGCCAGGAAAAGAAACTGAATCATGTCGGCTGGGGTAGCAGATATTATGATAAGAAAGAAAATAAAGTGGCCCAAGCCTTAGCGTTTGATTCTATTAAGGAATTTGAAGGTCAGAACATTATGTTAGAAATGCGTAACTTGACTGAATATGATCACAGTAATAAAGGTGATATTCCTTGGATTAAAGTAGAGACAACATGGCCTCTAACCTTTAATCTTACTAACTCTTATATTGCTGAAAGAGAAACCATTGAGTTAAATAAACAATTTACGTTTGAAAATGAAACTTATACGATCAAGCAAGTAGAGTTTTCTGCGTTTGATACAAGAGTTGTTATTACTGGAACAGATACAGGACCTTACATCGAAGAACGTTCTGGGGAAAAATTTGATGTAATGAGTAAATTAGAGGAGCAATTCTTAAACGCAAAAAAGTTTGAAAAAGGTTACGGGCACATTGTAGATGAATCAAAATCTGGTGTCTTTTTAAGAGCTAGTGGTGAAAAAATAGAGCCGATCTTTAACAAGAATGAACTGCCAGGTCCACTTGGTGAATATGTAATGGTATTTGCTCCTGTTAAGGATAGCAAAAATACGATGCTTGAAGTGGGAGAGGACTTAAAAATATTGTTAACTGAATAGGAGAGTCTTCCCTTTTTATGGGAGACTTTTTATCTAGGTAAATATCTTTTCATTAGTTGTTAAGGTTTTAGCCTGTTTAGTTATTGTTAGCATACATTTGGACGGATGCTAGTCACTCGATAGAAACTTTAGGTGGTAAAACAGAAAAGACGTCTCATTTGCTGTTAAGCAAAACGAAACGTCTTTTTTGTTTACTTGTGGGACAAGGAACCTGTCCCTTTGTCCCGACGATCATCAAACCAACCAACTAAGTGCTGTAAACGCTCTAAACGGTGTTTAGGTTTACCAGAACGTGAAAGGTCATGGTTTTCATCTGGGAAGCGGATTAGTTTAGTTTCTACACCTAATCGCTTAAGGGCGATGTACCATTGCTCTGCTTGCTCCATCGGACAACGTAAATCCTGCTCGCTATGCAAGATGAGGGTAGGTGTTTTGACATTACGAGCATAATGTAGTGGTGAAAGTTCTAATAACCTCACTGCATCATCCCATAAATCAGCGTGTCCATGCTGCCATTCAGTGAAGAAGAAGCCGATATCACTCGTTCCGTAGAAGCTGTGCCAGTTACAAATACTACGTTGTGTAACGGCTGCTTTAAAACGATCTGTACGAGTAACGATTACGTTGGTCATGTACCCGCCGTAACTTCCTCCAGTTACAAATAATTGATCCGTATCAATGTAGTTAAAGTTAGCTAAGGCATAATCTACACCAGCCATGATATCTTCATAATCCATTCCACCGTAATCACCGATAACAGCATTTACAAAGTCGTGACCATAGCCTTGACTTCCTCGAGGATTTGTATAAAGTACCACATATCCTTTAGAGGCCATTAATTGCATTTCATGGTGTAAACCATTTCCGTAGGCAGTTGCAGGGCCACCGTGAATTTGAAGAATCATCGGATATTTCTTCCCTTCTTCATATCCGAAAGGTTTTAACACCCAGCCCTCAACATCCCAACCATCTGTACTCTTGTAATGGAAGTTCTCAGGAGTACTGACATGAACTTCATTATATAGATCTTGGTTCCAAGCTGTAAGTGGTGTAACGTTATCCACATTATTCAAATCTTGAGCAACTAAATCAGCTACTGAGTGAGGCGTTTCAAGTACCAGAACAGCCTGGTCATCACTTACAATATCAAAAGAAGTAACGGATGCAACAGCGGGTGACAACGCAGTAGAAACTTCACCTTCAAGATTTACTTTAAATAATTGGCAGTCTCCACCGATTGTCGCTTCAAAGAAAATGGATGTGTTAGAAGAATTCCAAATCAAACGAGCCTCTGCTGTGTCATATCTTGCATCAACACCGACAAGGTTGCCAACTGTATAGTCAAAGCTTTCCGTTAGGTTGGTTAATTCACCTGATTCTAAAGAAAACAGAAGAACATTTGCATTACCTTGACTTCTTTCACCACGAGTATGACCTATAGCTGCTAGCCATTTACCATCAGGTGAAATTGCAGGTGAATGTAGATACCCATTTCCTTGATAGAAAAGAGTCTCTTCCTTCGAAGCGATGTCAAATTTCCAAATGGCTGGAAGGTATCCCCACTCTTTGTCTTCTGCCTTTGTTCCTACATAGAATAAATTTTTCCCATCTGTAGAGAAGCGTGGCTGAGAGAAATCATGGTCTCCATCAGTAATCTTCGTATAGGCCTTTTTTGCTACATCGAATACATACACATGCTTACGATCGTCATTGTAAATACCGACGCCATCACCTTTATATCGAAGTCTAGTAATGACTTTCACATCACTTTTTTCTTCTTTCTTCTCTTCTTCTTTGTCAGTGGTTAGCTTTAATGCCCCGTTAATAGTAAGAGCTAGCTGACTTCCATCTGGAGACCAAGAGAAATCACCAATCCCTTGTTTAACATCAGTAAGTTGAATTGCTTCACCACCATCAGTATGTAAAAGCCAAACTTGATTTTTCCCGGTACGGTTTGAACGGAAAGCAAGTGTTTTTCCATCTGGTGACCATTTAGGAGCGGTATCCTTAACTAAATGGTCCTTTGAATAATGCGATGAAAACTGTCTACCTTCCCCATTTAAATCAGTTACATATATGTAAGAATAATAGCCATCCTTTTCTTGATCTAAAAGGGTAAGGACATAGGCCACTTTATCTTTGTTAGGAGATACTTGAGGATCTCCTACAAACTTAAATTCACATAAATCTTCTGCTGTTATCGGACGTTTCGTCATTTATACATTCCTCCGTCTTTGCAATATGTATCTATGAGTCTATTTTAACATTTCGGTAGTCGAAACAAAATGTATTTTTCGATATTTCAGTTTCTTTTATTTTATTTAGTTGGGATGAGGGACCTGTCCCTTTGTCCCTCAACAGGACAAAATCTGGAGCATATAATACCTTGTGTAAAAATAACAAAAACTTTTTGGGGTGGAATATGGAAACAAATAAACATAATGAATGGCAGGGGAGTTGTGCGCTTCCGAACTGTGCTCAGACAAATGATATGGCGCCGTTATTTAGAGCGGACGCATACCATCATGTTGAGGAGAAAATTAAAGAGGTTAGTTTAGAAAGCTATCGTGGAAAGTGGGTCGTGTTATTTTTTTATCCAAGTGATTTTACCTTTGTTTGACCGACAGAGTTAGCGGCGGTCGCTGCTATTTATCAACAGTTTCAAGCGTTAAATACAGAGGTGCTTGCAATCAGTACAGATAGTGTATACTCTCATAAGGTTTTTGCGGAGACTTCACCTTCTTTATCCAATATCACCTATCCACTTGTTAGTGATCGAACACAAGAAATTAGTAAGGCTTACCGAGTTTTAGATGAGAGGACTGGAGCAGCGTATAGAGCAACGATCATTGTAGATCCAGAGGGGGTTATTTTAAGTAAGTTAGTCAATCCTCCTGAAGTTGGACGAAATATTTACGAAATCCTAAGACTTATTCAAGGGATTCAACATAGAAGAAGAACTGGAGAAGTCGTGCCTGCTAATTGGTCATTAGGGCAACAAGGGATAAAGAGGAACTCTCGATACATTGGGAGGATATAAGGATTATCATGATTGTTAACAGCGTAATTCCAGTGGGATTACGTTGTTTTACTTCTTTAGGAAAAATGGACTCATTTGCTAAGTGATGAACGGTCATTGGTTACTATTCCTAATTGCTTAGTACCCCGTATTATAGTACACTTATTATAACTTAGTTAAATTAATTAACAAAGTTTATCCAATCCAATTACTTACCTAATCTAGGAGGTCATTATGACTAACATAAACGTGTTAACAAGTGAATTTCAATCCATATTTAATACAACCAACTCACCAAGAATCTTTTTTGCTCCTGGTCGGATTAATTTAATTGGTGAGCATACGGACTATAATGGCGGGCATGTTTTTCCTGCTTCAATCTCGTATGGCACTTATGCATTAGCCGTTCCAAGAAAAGATCAAAAGCTGCGATTTTATTCTCTGAATTTTCCTAGCACAGGGATTATTCAATCGGACTTATCGAATTTGGCGTTTAATGAAGCTGATGACTGGGCCAACTATCCTAAAGGGATGATTCTTTATATGAAGGAAGCCGGCTATGAAATCAATCAAGGAGCAGATGTATTATTCTACGGTAACATTCCAAATGGAGCAGGTCTTTCTTCATCTGCATCTATAGAGCTGGCAACTGGTGTATTAGTAAGTGGCCTTTTTAACTTAAATATGGAACGAATTCCAATGATTAAGCTAGGGCAACAGGTTGAGAATAAATACATTGGTGTTAATAGTGGGATTATGGATCAATTTGCTATTGGTATGGGGAAGAAGGATCATGCCATCCTATTAGAC from Bacillus mesophilus harbors:
- a CDS encoding DUF4179 domain-containing protein; translation: MSQLKKELQQINIPKDLHKRSMMGVQKAKAEQSGGSVPRIKKHSIFKRVSVAAAVCMISVSLLSFTPALAAIQEMYDKIFSSNHIDDKGLQAVLEEGHGQAINQTFYDEENDITVEFQSILTDSKETKLLVIYQSEKTDLENYSLDIFEGHTEVYVVDEMGQEKKLNHVGWGSRYYDKKENKVAQALAFDSIKEFEGQNIMLEMRNLTEYDHSNKGDIPWIKVETTWPLTFNLTNSYIAERETIELNKQFTFENETYTIKQVEFSAFDTRVVITGTDTGPYIEERSGEKFDVMSKLEEQFLNAKKFEKGYGHIVDESKSGVFLRASGEKIEPIFNKNELPGPLGEYVMVFAPVKDSKNTMLEVGEDLKILLTE
- a CDS encoding S9 family peptidase, which codes for MTKRPITAEDLCEFKFVGDPQVSPNKDKVAYVLTLLDQEKDGYYSYIYVTDLNGEGRQFSSHYSKDHLVKDTAPKWSPDGKTLAFRSNRTGKNQVWLLHTDGGEAIQLTDVKQGIGDFSWSPDGSQLALTINGALKLTTDKEEEKKEEKSDVKVITRLRYKGDGVGIYNDDRKHVYVFDVAKKAYTKITDGDHDFSQPRFSTDGKNLFYVGTKAEDKEWGYLPAIWKFDIASKEETLFYQGNGYLHSPAISPDGKWLAAIGHTRGERSQGNANVLLFSLESGELTNLTESFDYTVGNLVGVDARYDTAEARLIWNSSNTSIFFEATIGGDCQLFKVNLEGEVSTALSPAVASVTSFDIVSDDQAVLVLETPHSVADLVAQDLNNVDNVTPLTAWNQDLYNEVHVSTPENFHYKSTDGWDVEGWVLKPFGYEEGKKYPMILQIHGGPATAYGNGLHHEMQLMASKGYVVLYTNPRGSQGYGHDFVNAVIGDYGGMDYEDIMAGVDYALANFNYIDTDQLFVTGGSYGGYMTNVIVTRTDRFKAAVTQRSICNWHSFYGTSDIGFFFTEWQHGHADLWDDAVRLLELSPLHYARNVKTPTLILHSEQDLRCPMEQAEQWYIALKRLGVETKLIRFPDENHDLSRSGKPKHRLERLQHLVGWFDDRRDKGTGSLSHK
- a CDS encoding peroxiredoxin; amino-acid sequence: METNKHNEWQGSCALPNCAQTNDMAPLFRADAYHHVEEKIKEVSLESYRGKWVVLFFYPSDFTFVUPTELAAVAAIYQQFQALNTEVLAISTDSVYSHKVFAETSPSLSNITYPLVSDRTQEISKAYRVLDERTGAAYRATIIVDPEGVILSKLVNPPEVGRNIYEILRLIQGIQHRRRTGEVVPANWSLGQQGIKRNSRYIGRI